A window of the Actinobacillus genomosp. 1 genome harbors these coding sequences:
- a CDS encoding LysM peptidoglycan-binding domain-containing protein encodes MKKSFLLFPLAVSVSLALSGCSSSSSEGAEVADVNSNGISSTTALPTWQSTDSIQSVEMPASMSAAPSQTIGQTTPSYRNNSVAYNNTQPVNNVPQPVAVAQTPTQTVPNNSNVSRAADVVGNCNVVRDALGAPVYAEITKGCYTDSSYTVGKSDTMYLISYLTGQTPAQIAALNNLSVDSKLHVGQVLRVR; translated from the coding sequence ATGAAGAAATCATTTCTTTTATTCCCCTTAGCGGTTTCAGTTTCTTTGGCATTATCAGGCTGTTCGTCTTCTTCATCCGAAGGGGCGGAAGTTGCGGATGTAAATTCAAACGGTATTTCATCAACAACCGCATTACCGACATGGCAATCAACGGATTCGATTCAATCGGTAGAAATGCCGGCATCAATGTCAGCGGCTCCATCACAGACGATTGGACAAACTACTCCGTCTTATAGAAACAATTCGGTCGCTTATAATAATACGCAACCTGTAAATAACGTGCCGCAGCCGGTAGCCGTAGCACAAACGCCGACACAAACTGTTCCAAATAATAGTAACGTAAGTCGTGCGGCGGATGTTGTCGGAAATTGTAATGTGGTGAGAGATGCGTTAGGTGCGCCGGTTTATGCGGAAATTACCAAAGGTTGTTATACAGATAGTAGTTATACGGTTGGGAAAAGCGATACAATGTATTTAATTTCTTATCTTACCGGTCAAACGCCGGCACAAATTGCTGCGTTAAATAATTTAAGCGTTGATAGTAAATTACATGTCGGTCAAGTATTGCGTGTAAGATAA
- a CDS encoding peptidoglycan DD-metalloendopeptidase family protein, which translates to MKKSFFLLPLAAVILTACSSNQPAPVISATDSTELTPGVMQPVAGTAPTTYGWQSDIQPASMPTTMGSAPIATSTVPQPVMNNPVITEQPAQPQTATKIVKKTKTVEKKVNQNFEIPRDANNAPVYSQIQKGFYDGSTYTVRKGDTMFLIAYIIGKDVKEIASLNNMSEPYQLTVGQKLKTGKSATETVTVEEKVTVPVEPQVTYQQGANGTTYASDGNITGPVKAGAGSASVPVANNGVRASVGTATTAASGGVVATAATAATAPAVRATTATSPNYSSTNNVSAPASNFKWQWPTAGRVVSGFSAAEGGNKGIDIAGNKGQDVKAAAAGKVVYAGNALEGYGNLIIIKHNDDFLSAYAHNDSIKVDEQDTVSAGDTIARMGSTGTNGNKLHFEIRYKGKSVDPTRYLPRK; encoded by the coding sequence ATGAAGAAATCATTCTTTTTACTGCCGTTAGCCGCAGTAATTTTAACCGCTTGTAGTTCCAATCAGCCTGCGCCTGTAATCAGTGCGACGGATAGCACGGAATTAACGCCGGGCGTAATGCAACCGGTGGCTGGTACTGCACCGACAACTTACGGTTGGCAATCGGATATTCAGCCGGCATCTATGCCGACTACAATGGGATCCGCACCTATTGCAACTTCTACAGTTCCTCAGCCGGTTATGAATAATCCGGTCATTACCGAACAACCGGCTCAGCCGCAAACGGCGACTAAAATTGTCAAGAAAACCAAAACGGTTGAGAAAAAAGTAAATCAGAATTTTGAAATTCCTCGTGATGCGAATAATGCACCGGTATATAGCCAAATCCAAAAAGGTTTTTATGACGGTTCGACTTATACCGTACGTAAAGGCGATACGATGTTCTTGATCGCTTATATTATCGGTAAAGACGTGAAAGAAATTGCCTCATTGAATAATATGAGCGAACCCTATCAACTCACCGTCGGTCAGAAACTTAAAACAGGTAAATCCGCAACCGAAACGGTGACGGTAGAAGAAAAAGTTACCGTACCGGTTGAACCGCAAGTAACATATCAACAAGGCGCGAACGGTACGACTTACGCTTCGGACGGCAATATTACCGGACCGGTAAAAGCGGGTGCCGGTTCGGCTTCCGTGCCGGTTGCCAATAACGGTGTTCGTGCTTCGGTCGGTACTGCGACTACAGCCGCATCCGGTGGTGTGGTAGCAACGGCTGCTACGGCGGCAACCGCCCCTGCAGTGCGTGCAACAACGGCAACTTCGCCTAATTATTCTAGTACGAATAACGTGAGTGCGCCGGCGTCAAACTTTAAATGGCAATGGCCGACGGCAGGTCGTGTCGTATCCGGTTTCTCTGCGGCAGAAGGCGGAAATAAAGGTATTGATATTGCCGGTAATAAAGGTCAAGACGTAAAAGCGGCGGCGGCAGGTAAAGTCGTCTATGCCGGTAACGCATTGGAAGGTTACGGTAACTTGATTATTATTAAACACAACGATGACTTCCTCAGTGCTTATGCGCACAATGACAGTATCAAAGTAGATGAACAAGATACCGTTAGTGCGGGCGATACGATTGCGCGTATGGGTAGCACCGGTACCAACGGTAATAAACTTCACTTCGAAATTCGTTACAAAGGTAAATCGGTTGATCCGACTCGTTATTTACCGAGAAAATAA
- a CDS encoding YqaA family protein has translation MKLFGPIYDKTMEWSKHRFAGFWLSFVSFIEAIFFPIPPDVMLIPMSMSKPQNAMRYAIYTTIASVLGGIIGYFIGLYAFEWVQGLIADWGMQANFDKAKAWFETWGVAVVFLAGFSPIPYKVFTICAGVMQMAFFPFVITAAISRFARFALVAKLSAWGGEKYAEKIRRSIELIGWGTIIVAVLAYIAYQLFK, from the coding sequence ATGAAATTATTTGGTCCGATTTATGATAAAACCATGGAATGGTCGAAACATCGCTTTGCCGGTTTTTGGCTCAGTTTCGTAAGTTTTATCGAAGCGATTTTCTTTCCGATTCCACCGGATGTGATGTTGATTCCGATGTCGATGAGTAAGCCGCAAAATGCGATGCGTTATGCGATTTATACTACGATTGCTTCGGTACTTGGTGGTATTATCGGTTATTTTATCGGTTTATATGCGTTCGAATGGGTGCAGGGATTGATCGCCGATTGGGGAATGCAAGCCAACTTCGATAAAGCGAAAGCTTGGTTCGAAACTTGGGGGGTAGCGGTGGTTTTTTTAGCCGGCTTCTCGCCAATTCCTTATAAAGTGTTTACAATCTGTGCAGGCGTAATGCAAATGGCATTTTTCCCGTTCGTAATTACTGCGGCGATTTCTCGCTTCGCCCGTTTTGCTCTGGTAGCGAAGCTCTCGGCTTGGGGCGGTGAAAAATATGCGGAAAAAATTCGTCGTTCGATCGAATTAATCGGTTGGGGAACGATTATTGTTGCAGTATTGGCTTATATCGCTTATCAATTATTTAAATAA
- the surE gene encoding 5'/3'-nucleotidase SurE — MNILISNDDGYHAQGIRILAETLRAAGHSVTVIAPDRNRSAASSCLTLMEPIRVHQIDEFNYAVIAGTPADCVHLALNGFFEQSFDLVISGINHGANLGDDVVYSGTVAAALEGRHLPYPSLAISLVGRKSEGHLFGNNHFETAAKVVLDLLPKVQQRILPARQILNINVPDLPYEQVKGVMVTRLGHRSPAAEIVKREDPRGATIYWLGANGVPVDASEGTDFYALAHDYVSVTPIQADMTAHYSIQALKDIF; from the coding sequence ATGAATATTTTAATTAGCAATGACGACGGTTATCATGCGCAAGGGATTCGAATACTTGCCGAAACATTACGTGCTGCGGGACATTCGGTTACGGTGATTGCACCTGATCGCAACCGTAGTGCGGCGTCAAGTTGTTTAACGCTGATGGAACCGATTCGAGTGCATCAAATTGATGAGTTTAATTATGCGGTGATTGCCGGTACGCCTGCGGATTGTGTACATTTAGCACTTAACGGCTTTTTTGAACAATCGTTCGATTTAGTTATTTCGGGGATTAACCACGGTGCGAATTTAGGCGATGATGTGGTTTATTCGGGAACGGTCGCCGCTGCGCTTGAAGGTCGCCATTTACCTTACCCGAGTTTAGCGATTTCGCTAGTGGGCAGAAAATCCGAAGGACATTTATTCGGTAATAATCATTTTGAAACAGCAGCTAAAGTCGTATTGGATTTATTACCGAAAGTCCAACAAAGGATTTTACCCGCACGTCAAATTTTAAATATTAATGTACCGGATTTACCTTACGAACAAGTAAAAGGCGTAATGGTTACTCGTCTTGGGCATCGTTCGCCGGCGGCGGAAATTGTGAAACGAGAAGATCCTCGCGGCGCAACAATTTATTGGCTGGGTGCGAACGGCGTGCCGGTTGATGCGAGTGAAGGTACCGATTTTTATGCGTTAGCACATGATTACGTATCCGTTACTCCGATTCAGGCGGATATGACGGCGCATTATTCTATTCAAGCGTTAAAGGATATTTTTTAA